One part of the Dehalococcoidales bacterium genome encodes these proteins:
- a CDS encoding helix-turn-helix transcriptional regulator, protein MTKSVSIWLMARNKINQLQWDGKHIRTLRRHLGLTQRELADQLGTRQQTISEWEKGMYKPRGASATLLSIVAERARFKYNATPAQKRSDKP, encoded by the coding sequence TTGACTAAATCAGTTAGCATCTGGCTGATGGCCAGGAATAAGATCAACCAGCTCCAGTGGGATGGGAAACACATCCGTACTTTGAGACGCCACCTGGGCTTGACCCAGCGTGAACTGGCTGATCAGCTGGGCACACGCCAGCAAACAATAAGCGAGTGGGAAAAGGGAATGTATAAACCGCGCGGGGCCTCAGCCACACTGCTCTCCATCGTTGCCGAACGGGCCAGGTTTAAGTACAACGCCACTCCCGCTCAAAAAAGATCGGACAAGCCTTGA